From the Betaproteobacteria bacterium genome, one window contains:
- a CDS encoding CopG family transcriptional regulator: protein MGQVTIYLDDETEKLMQAAVQSAGISKSKWIADLIRRRAVADWPEHVRDLAGAWPDFPLAEEIRASGAKDSKRGKL, encoded by the coding sequence ATCGGACAGGTCACAATTTACTTGGACGATGAAACCGAAAAATTGATGCAGGCGGCCGTCCAGTCCGCTGGAATATCGAAGAGCAAATGGATCGCGGACTTGATCCGCCGGCGAGCGGTTGCGGACTGGCCGGAGCACGTGCGCGATTTAGCGGGGGCATGGCCGGATTTTCCGCTGGCAGAAGAGATTCGCGCGAGCGGAGCCAAGGACAGCAAAC